The Candidatus Tanganyikabacteria bacterium DNA segment CCACGGGCAGATCTGGAACGCAGCCGAACTGGCAAGATCGCTCGGATCTTCGGAGCCGACGGCCCGGCGGTACCTCGACCTCATGACGGGTGCCTACGTCGTCCGGCAGCTTCACCCGTGGTTCGAGAACGTCGCAAAGCGGCAAGTGCGGGCGCCGAAGGTGTATGTGCGCGATTCCGGCTTGCTGCATGCCTTGCTGGGCCTGGCCTCGCATACCGATCTCGGCGGCCATCCCAAGGTGGGGGCCTCCTGGGAGGGATTCGTGATCGAGCAGATCCTCACCCTGACTCGGCAGCGCGACGCCTACTTCTGGGCCACCCACGGCGGCGGCGAACTCGATCTGTTGGTCTTCGACGGCCCCCGGCGCAGGGGCTACGAGGTCAAGCGCACGGACGCTCCGAAGTTGACGTCCTCCATGCGCAGCGCCATGGAGAGCCTGCGGCTGGATTCGCTGGAAGTCGTCCATGCCGGCAGGAAGTCCTATCCGCTGGCCGAAGGCGTCCGCGCACTGGCGGCCAAGGACCTCGTCGAGGAACTGCTGCCTCGGGTCGACGGGTGAAGCAATGCGCCTCCCGGGTAGCGCGTCCCGATCGCGCGCCATTCTCGGCGCGGCTGCTGCCGGGCGGAATGGCCTGGCATAATGGGGATAGCGATGATCGTCGTGATCAAGGTCGGCACCAGCACGATCGCCTCGGACCGGGGCCTCAACGGCCGGTTCCTCCTGGCGTTCGCGGGGGCGCTGGGCGATATCGTCGCCCGCGGCCACCGGGTCGTGGTGGTCACCTCGGGCGCGGTGGGCGCCGGCCGCTGGCGCCTCTCGGTGCCCAGGCCGCGGACCATCGCCGAGAAGCAGGCGGCCGCCGCCGTCGGCCAGGGCCTGCTGATGCACGCCTACGAGTCCTTGCTGGCGCCCCTGGGCGTGGCTTCGGCGCAGTTGCTCCTCACCCGCGGCGATCTGGTCGACCGGCAGCGCTACCTCAACGCCCGCACGACGCTGCATGCCCTGCTCACCTACGATCCGCCGGTGGTGCCCATCGTCAACGAAAACGACTCGGTGGCAGTCGAGGAGCTCAAGTTCGGCGACAACGACGCGCTCTCGGCCCTGGTGGCGGGCCTGGTCGACGCCGACTGGCTCGTGATGCTGACCGACGTGGCCGGCCTCTTCGACCGGCCGCCGGCGGAACCGGGGGCGCGAATCGTGCCCGAGGTCGACGAGATCACCCCCGCCGTCGAGGCCCTGGCGGGCGGCAGCGGATCGGACCTGGGCACCGGCGGGATGGCCACCAAGCTGGAGGCGGCCAAGATCGCCACGTCGAGCGGTACCGCGGTGGCGCTGCTGTCCGGCGCGAATCCCGCGGCCGTCCTCGACCTCCTCGAGGAGCGCCCGGTAGCGGGCACGCGGTTCCGCGCCCGGGGCGACCGCCTCGAGGCGCGCCGCAAGTGGCTGGCTTTCGGCCGGCCGGTCAGGGGCACCCTGGTGCTGGACGACGGCGCGGTGGGCGCCGTGCTCCGCAGCGGCAAGTCCCTGCTGCCGGCCGGCATCAGCGAGTTGGCCGGCGAGTTCGAGGCCGGCGAGGCGGTTTCGCTGCGGGCGGGCGACGGCCGCGAGGTGGCCCGCGGCGTTTCGAACTACGCATCCGTGGATCTGGCCCGGATCCTGGGGAAGAGAACCGTAGAGATCGAAGACATTCTCGGATTCAAGGTTGCGGACGAAGTAGTACACCGCAATAACATGGTGGTGCTGTAGATGGCGACGCTCAGGACCCGGACCGTGCGCGACCAGGCGCTGGCGGCCAAGGCCGCCTGGCCTGCGCTCGCGACTTCCCCCACGGCCCTGCGCAACCGGTTGCTGCAGGATCTGGCCGAGCGGCTCGAGGCCTCGCAGGATGCCATCCTGCGCGCCAACGAGGAGGATCTCGCGAAGGCCGAGGCCGAGGGTCTGGCGCCCCCGCTCATCGACCGGCTCTCGCTGAAGAAGGACCGCATCCGCGGCATGGCCGAAGGCGCCCGCACCGTGGCCGGCCTGCCCGATCCGCTGGGGCAGACGGTCCGCGGCTGGACCCGGCCCAACGGCCTGCGCATCGAGCAAGTGCGCGTCCCCCTCGGTGTGGTGGGCTTCGTGTACGAATCGCGGCCCAACGTCACCATCGAGAGCGCCGCGCTGTGCCTCAAGGCGGGCAACGCCCTGGTGCTGCGGGGCGGGTCCTCGGCACTCGCGAGCAACCGGGCGCTGGTCAAGGTGCTGCACCAGAGCTTCGGCGCCGTCCATCTGCCGCCCAGCCTCGTGACCTTCATCGATTCGCCGGATCGGGCGGCGGTCGACGAGATGCTCGGCCTGACGGGCATCCTGGACGTCGTGATCCCCCGCGGCGGCGAGGGCCTGATCCGGCGGACGATCGAGGTGGCGAAGGTGCCCGTGATAGAGACCGGCGTGGGCAATTGCCACGTGTTCGTGGACGCGTCGGCCGACCCGGGCATGGCGCGCAAGATAGTCCTCAACGCGAAGACCCAGCGGCCCGGCGTATGCAACGCCGCCGAGACGCTCCTCGTGCACGAAGCCTGGGCGCCGCATCTGGCGGGCCTGCTGGGCGCGCTGTGCGAGGCCGGGGTCGAGATCCGCGGTTGCTCGCGCACCCGGGAGCTCTTCCCGGCCGCCCGCGAGGCGTCGCCGGACGACTGGGACACCGAGTACCTGGATCTCATCCTGGCGGTGCGCGTGGTGGACTCGGTCGAGGGGGCGATCTCGCACGTTTCGCGCCACGGCAGCGGCCACAGCGAGGCAATAGTGACCAACGACGTCTCGAATGCCGAGAAGTTCGTGGCGGAGGTCGACGCGGCGGCCGTTTACGTCAACGCGTCCACCCGCTTCACCGACGGCGGCGAATTCGGCTTCGGCGCCGAGGTCGGCATCTCGACCCAGAAACTGCACGCTCGCGGCCCCATGGGCCTCGCGGAGCTCACCACGACCAAGTACGTCGTGCGGGGCGACGGCCAGATCAGGAGCTGATCGGCCACGGTCCGCGTCGTCCTGCTCGGGGGATCGTTCGATCCCATCCACGATGGACACATGGCCGTCGCGCGCGCGGCCCTCGGCGCCTCGTACGACGAGGTGGTGTTCCTGCCGGTGGCGCTGTCCCCGCACAAGCTGGACAGGCCGCCCGCGGCCGCCGCCGACCGCTTCGCGATGTGCGTGCTGGCGACCCTGGCCGAACCCCGGTTCTTCGTGAGCCGCTTCGAACTCGAGAAGCCCCCGCCGTCCTATTCGGTCGACACGGCCCAGCACTTCCATGCCGAACGGCCGGATGCCGGGTTCTGGTGGGCCATCGGCGCCGACAACCTGCGGGCCCTGCTCACCTGGCTGCGACTCGAAGACTTCGTCCGGGTGGCGCGCTTCCTGGTGGTGCCCCGCGGCGGCGTCTCCGGCGCG contains these protein-coding regions:
- the proB gene encoding glutamate 5-kinase; this translates as MGIAMIVVIKVGTSTIASDRGLNGRFLLAFAGALGDIVARGHRVVVVTSGAVGAGRWRLSVPRPRTIAEKQAAAAVGQGLLMHAYESLLAPLGVASAQLLLTRGDLVDRQRYLNARTTLHALLTYDPPVVPIVNENDSVAVEELKFGDNDALSALVAGLVDADWLVMLTDVAGLFDRPPAEPGARIVPEVDEITPAVEALAGGSGSDLGTGGMATKLEAAKIATSSGTAVALLSGANPAAVLDLLEERPVAGTRFRARGDRLEARRKWLAFGRPVRGTLVLDDGAVGAVLRSGKSLLPAGISELAGEFEAGEAVSLRAGDGREVARGVSNYASVDLARILGKRTVEIEDILGFKVADEVVHRNNMVVL
- a CDS encoding glutamate-5-semialdehyde dehydrogenase, translating into MATLRTRTVRDQALAAKAAWPALATSPTALRNRLLQDLAERLEASQDAILRANEEDLAKAEAEGLAPPLIDRLSLKKDRIRGMAEGARTVAGLPDPLGQTVRGWTRPNGLRIEQVRVPLGVVGFVYESRPNVTIESAALCLKAGNALVLRGGSSALASNRALVKVLHQSFGAVHLPPSLVTFIDSPDRAAVDEMLGLTGILDVVIPRGGEGLIRRTIEVAKVPVIETGVGNCHVFVDASADPGMARKIVLNAKTQRPGVCNAAETLLVHEAWAPHLAGLLGALCEAGVEIRGCSRTRELFPAAREASPDDWDTEYLDLILAVRVVDSVEGAISHVSRHGSGHSEAIVTNDVSNAEKFVAEVDAAAVYVNASTRFTDGGEFGFGAEVGISTQKLHARGPMGLAELTTTKYVVRGDGQIRS
- the nadD gene encoding nicotinate (nicotinamide) nucleotide adenylyltransferase, whose product is MAVARAALGASYDEVVFLPVALSPHKLDRPPAAAADRFAMCVLATLAEPRFFVSRFELEKPPPSYSVDTAQHFHAERPDAGFWWAIGADNLRALLTWLRLEDFVRVARFLVVPRGGVSGAALQEAIAGLPAWLRGALDVLDMPVVNVSSTQVRDRVRAGLEPAGLVPDDVARFISRYGLYRATPVWQTGSAQKGAT